A window of Apium graveolens cultivar Ventura chromosome 8, ASM990537v1, whole genome shotgun sequence contains these coding sequences:
- the LOC141681026 gene encoding proteasome subunit beta type-5-like → MKIDFSGLESSASFCDADSDLCGSFANTPSFQLPDTLDFDGFQKEAIQMVKPAKGTTTLAFIFKEGVIVAADSRASMGGYISSQSVKKIIEINPHMLGTMAGGAADCQFWHRNLGIKCRLHELANKRRISVTGASKLLANILYSYRGMGLSVGTMIAGWDEKGPGLYYVDSEGGRLKGNRFSVGSGSPYAYGVLDSGYRYDMTIEEAAELARRSIYHATFRDGASGGTASVYYVGPDGWKKLSGDDVGELHYKYYPVGPAVVEQEMAEVSGA, encoded by the exons ATGAAGATTGATTTTAGTGGACTTGAGTCTTCTGCTTCATTCTGCGATGCAGACTCTGACCTGTGTGGTAGTTTTGCAAACACTCCTTCTTTCCAGCTGCCCGACACACTTGAT TTTGATGGGTTTCAGAAAGAGGCAATCCAGATGGTGAAACCAGCAAAGGGGACGACCACTCTAGCTTTCATCTTCAAGGAGGGTGTTATTGTGGCGGCTGACTCTCGTGCTAGCATGGGAGGCTATATCT CATCACAATCAGTGAAGAAAATCATTGAAATCAATCCCCACATGCTTGGTACTATGGCTGGAGGTGCTGCTGATTGCCAATTTTGGCACAGAAATCTTGGTATTAAG TGCCGTTTGCATGAATTGGCGAATAAACGAAGAATTTCAGTTACTGGTGCTTCAAAATTGCTAGCAAATATTCTGTATTCCTATCGTGGTATGGGTTTGTCAGTTGGAACGATGATTGCAGGTTGGGATGAAAAG GGCCCTGGTCTTTATTATGTGGACAGTGAAGGAGGAAGGCTCAAGGGAAACAGATTCTCTGTTGGATCTGGCTCTCCATATGCTTATGGTGTACTGGATAGCGG GTACCGCTATGACATGACAATAGAGGAGGCTGCAGAATTGGCTCGAAGATCCATTTACCATGCAACATTTCGTGATGGAGCTAGTGGTGGTACTGCTAGCG TTTATTATGTTGGTCCTGATGGATGGAAGAAATTGTCTGGCGATGATGTTGGAGAATTGCACTACAAGTATTATCCTGTTGGACCAGCTGTCGTTGAACAGGAAATGGCTGAAGTTTCTGGTGCTTGA
- the LOC141676836 gene encoding uncharacterized protein LOC141676836, which produces MTTDICTSSNTPYWLDPEQIYLRNFNPTITGETPHISSPTPSYSPGEPTPTIDPETSLWHDFSRTFPGDITKYHPFDPENFDPVSFFYGGFPPSSGETAKLDPSDPKLHPQDPELSDDMLDDQSPPKCVPLTPENCHWHGFSRTYPGDITKYHPFDPENFDPESFFFGGIIPSGEPVTFDPCDPPQDQELLDVSSDDQSSAEFDPLYPVISVWDDFSPSYPGDPAKFHPFDPENFDAESFFLYGGYSFLGEPSKLDLHDCKIHPCDSKLLDLEDQSPDLKAKVDGSVLIAGEHVGGCVKGIGEPNKPTDIRDKTLSDGCGNFKGNPTIVELSGTHANQSNKKDSSSASKAAGNAPGEEDTWGRVCEELSRENGHFARNCSLGAADGRKSGGHGGGNISRALCTRMP; this is translated from the exons ATGACGACGGACATATGTACTTCTTCAAACACCCCCTACTGGCTTGACCCTGAACAAATTTATCTACGTAATTTTAACCCCACCATCACTGGTGAAACTCCTCATATCAGTTCTCCCACCCCTTCCTACTCGCCGGGTGAACCTACTCCTACCATTGACCCTGAAACCTCTCTTTGGCATGATTTCTCCCGCACCTTCCCGGGTGATATAACCAAATATCACCCCTTCGACCCTGAAAACTTTGACCCTGTAAGCTTTTTTTATGGCGGTTTCCCCCCTTCCTCTGGTGAAACTGCTAAATTGGACCCCTCTGACCCTAAACTACATCCCCAGGATCCAGAGCTGTCGGATGACATGCTTGATGATCAATCTCCTCCCAAGTGTGTCCCCCTTACTCCTGAAAATTGTCACTGGCATGGTTTCTCCCGCACCTACCCGGGTGATATCACCAAATATCACCCCTTTGACCCTGAAAACTTTGACCCTGAAAGCTTCTTTTTTGGCGGTATCATCCCCTCAGGCGAACCTGTTACATTCGACCCCTGTGATCCTCCGCAGGATCAAGAGCTGTTGGATGTTAGTTCTGATGATCAATCTTCTGCTGAATTTGACCCCTTATACCCTGTAATCAGTGTTTGGGATGATTTCTCCCCCTCCTACCCGGGGGATCCTGCTAAATTTCATCCCTTCGACCCTGAAAACTTCGATGCTGAGAGCTTCTTCCTTTATGGCGGTTACTCATTCTTGGGTGAACCTTCTAAATTGGACCTCCATGATTGTAAAATACATCCCTGTGATTCAAAGCTGTTGGATCTTGAGGATCAATCTCCTGATTTAAAAG CCAAAGTTGATGGCAGTGTGCTAATAGCTGGTGAACATGTTGGAGGCTGTGTGAAAGGCATTGGTGAACCGAACAAACCTACGGATATTCGCGATAAAACTCTTTCGGATGGCTGTGGCAATTTCAAGGGGAATCCGACTATTGTCGAATTGAGTGGAACACATGCAAACCAGTCGAACAAGAAAGATAGTTCAAGTGCAAGCAAGGCGGCTGGGAACGCACCTGGAGAGGAGGATACATGGGGAAGGGTTTGTGAAGAATTAAGTAGAGAGAATGGGCACTTTGCTAGGAATTGTAGTCTGGGAGCTGCTGATGGTAGAAAGTCTGGAGGTCATGGTGGGGGAAATATTAGTAGGGCACTTTGCACGAGGATGCCTTAG
- the LOC141678561 gene encoding uncharacterized protein LOC141678561, giving the protein MLDPAISSAMLKATVKVRWTFGKSKDTRYWTGFIVGRVGVMVIVMTIAHDAALQGFDLKTLRAGGLNSIEVVFHGSEDAFGCYVECYIPKSEILLLSVMPGLKVFYPFKFASDCDGDGDEDGWNLENDMDVWTCSHPCALDWCIHRGYISRKLIPNKLKQYDPNMIMFDYTMGIGTGSSGSAVVNRKGLVVGMQSGQITESTTFLNGKSVGDALKQQSEASKNRIKPSLNLANFCFHPSDIQVLKTQPCGVKQAVHVKYIDTILRREFSYLPGAKYLSLNALIEQHVKISHYVTSSSGTAMT; this is encoded by the exons ATGTTAGATCCAGCAATATCTTCAGCAATGTTGAAGGCGACCGTGAAGGTTAGGTGGACCTTTGGTAAATCGAAAGACACTCGCTATTGGACTGGTTTTATTGTTGGGAGAGTAGGGGTTATGGTAATTGTAATGACTATAGCCCATGATGCGGCTTTACAGGGTTTTGACTTGAAAACTCTCCGAGCAGGTGGTTTAAATTCAATTGAAGTTGTGTTCCACGGTTCTGAAGATGCTTTTGGTTGTTACGTTGAATGTTATATTCCTAAATCCGAAATTCTGTTGTTGAGTGTGATGCCTGGTCTTAAAGTTTTTTATCCGTTTAAGTTTGCGTCTGATTGTGATGGGGATGGTGATGAGGATGGTTGGAATTTGGAAAATGATATGGATGTATGGACTTGCTCTCACCCTTGTGCTCTTGATTGGTGCATCCATAGGGGCTACATTTCCCGCAAATTGATTCCAAACAAACTCAAGCAATATGATCCGAACATGATCATGTTTGACTATACAATGGGGATTGGGACGGGTTCTTCGGGATCGGCAGTTGTTAATAGGAAAGGTTTGGTGGTAGGGATGCAGTCGGGCCAGATTACTGAATCAACAACATTTCTTAATGGCAAGTCAGTTGGAGATGCCCTGAAGCAGCAATCTGAAGCTTCTAAGAACAGGATCAAGCCCTCGTTAAATTTGGCAAACTTTTGTTTCCATCCTAGCGATATCCAAGTATTAAAAACACAGCCCTGTGGAGTGAAACAAGCTGTACACGTGAAATATATCGACACAATACTCCGCAGAGAATTTTCGTATTTGCCAGGAGCCAAATATCTTAGTCTGAATGCTCTTATAGAGCAGCATGTTAAAATTTCTCATTACGTGACATCAAGTTCTG GTACCGCTATGACATGA
- the LOC141677310 gene encoding receptor protein kinase-like protein ZAR1: MIKHSVFLCIMFLTQLHNHFHFANSLSSDGLTLLSLKSAIDNGNTIFSDWNEKDSDACNWTGISCSNISGELHVVGISISGMNISGYIPSELGSLAYLRRINFGGNNFYGSVPDQLFNATSLHSIILSSNNLSGNLPLGICSLPMLQKLDLSENRLSSSLPKELRKCRKLQQLILAGNEFSGEIPDGIFSELVSLVQLDLSENHFTGKIPVDVGELNSLSGTLNLSFNNFSGNIPSSLGNLPLTVNFDLRSNELSGEIPKIGSFSNQGQKAFLNNPYLCGLPLRKTCDVNSVSAENSSGDQSFSPWNDDDNGEKGVSFGLILLISLADAVGVALIGLVIIFVYWRKRNCHGCSCTSNGKLGGNEKNSLCSFPCIFGGFSSGSDSEAESEKGGGGGEGDLVAIDKGFSIELDELLRASAYVLGKSRLGIVYKVVLGSGVPVAVRRLGEGGEERYKEFVAEIQSIARVKHPNVVKLRAYYWAPDEKLVISDFICNGNLVSALHGRYGQPSLSLSWPTRLRIAKGIARGLAYLHECSPRKFVHGNIKPSNILLDNEFQPYISDFGLNRLIEITGNNPSTGGLIGGAFPYMKSLNSEQANNYRAPEARFSSNKPTQKWDVYSFGVVLLELLTGKSSELPSAAASTSTEVLNLARWAKKGSDDENPLTDMVDPLLLKEVHAKKEVPAVFHIALACTDEDPEIRPRMKIVSENLEKIRP; this comes from the exons ATGATCAAGCACTCTGTTTTTCTCTGTATCATGTTCTTAACTCAGCTACACAACCATTTCcatttcgcaaactcgctttcCTCTGATGGCCTTACACTCCTGTCTTTAAAATCCGCTATCGATAATGGTAACACTATTTTCTCCGACTGGAACGAGAAAGACTCTGATGCGTGTAATTGGACTGGCATTTCCTGCTCCAACATTTCTGGTGAATTACATGTCGTTGGAATTTCCATCTCTGGCATGAATATTTCAGGCTACATTCCTTCGGAGCTCGGATCACTGGCTTATCTTCGACGAATCAATTTTGGCGGGAATAATTTTTACGGTTCGGTTCCTGATCAGCTCTTTAATGCAACATCACTACATAGTATTATTTTAAGTAGTAATAATTTATCTGGAAATTTACCTCTGGGAATTTGTAGCCTTCCTATGCTTCAGAAACTTGATCTTTCGGAAAATCGACTTTCGAGTTCACTTCCGAAAGAATTGAGAAAATGCCGAAAATTACAGCAGCTGATCCTGGCTGGAAATGAGTTTTCTGGCGAGATTCCAGATGGAATATTTTCGGAGCTGGTGAGCTTAGTTCAGCTAGATCTCTCGGAGAATCATTTTACTGGAAAAATTCCGGTAGATGTAGGCGAGTTAAATTCGCTATCAGGAACTTTAAATTTgtcttttaataatttttcagGCAATATTCCGAGTTCTTTAGGGAATTTGCCGCTAACAGTGAATTTTGATCTTAGGAGTAATGAATTGAGTGGTGAAATACCGAAAATAGGATCATTTTCGAATCAAGGTCAGAAGGCCTTTTTAAACAATCCATATTTATGTGGTCTTCCATTACGGAAAACATGTGATGTAAATAGTGTTAGTGCTGAAAATTCATCAGGAGATCAGAGTTTTTCGCCATGGAATGATGATGACAATGGGGAAAAAGGTGTAAGCTTCGGTTTGATCTTGTTGATTTCGTTGGCTGATGCTGTTGGAGTGGCGCTTATTGGATTAGTTATAATTTTTGTGTACTGGAGGAAGCGGAACTGTCATGGTTGCAGCTGCACTAGCAATGGGAAGCTTGGTGGCAATGAGAAAAATTCTTTATGCTCTTTTCCTTGTATTTTTGGTGGGTTTTCGAGTGGTAGTGATTCAGAAGCTGAGTCAGAGAAAGGCGGTGGAGGAGGAGAAGGCGATCTTGTGGCTATCGATAAAGGGTTTAGTATAGAATTGGATGAGCTTCTGAGAGCATCAGCTTATGTGTTGGGGAAGAGCAGATTGGGAATTGTGTACAAGGTTGTGTTGGGCAGTGGTGTGCCTGTGGCGGTTAGGAGGTTGGGAGAAGGCGGTGAAGAGAGGTACAAGGAGTTTGTGGCGGAGATTCAGTCCATCGCGAGAGTGAAGCATCCGAATGTAGTGAAGTTGAGAGCATATTATTGGGCTCCTGATGAGAAACTTGTCATCAGTGATTTTATCTGCAATGGCAACTTGGTTTCTGCTCTTCATG GAAGGTATGGTCAGCCATCACTGAGCCTCTCTTGGCCAACCAGGCTAAGGATTGCGAAAGGCATTGCCAGAGGATTGGCCTACCTCCATGAATGTAGTCCAAGAAAATTTGTCCATGGAAACATCAAACCATCTAATATTCTCCTTGACAATGAATTTCAGCCTTACATCTCTGACTTTGGCCTGAACCGGCTGATTGAAATCACTGGAAACAACCCCTCAACTGGCGGCTTGATTGGTGGAGCGTTCCCCTACATGAAGTCACTTAATTCGGAGCAAGCCAACAACTATCGTGCACCAGAGGCTCGGTTTTCCAGTAACAAACCTACCCAAAAATGGGATGTCTACTCATTTGGAGTTGTCTTGCTTGAACTTCTAACAGGAAAGTCTTCTGAGCTTCCATCTGCAGCAGCATCCACTTCTACGGAGGTTCTGAATCTAGCGAGATGGGCCAAGAAAGGGTCTGATGATGAAAACCCACTAACAGATATGGTAGATCCATTATTGCTGAAAGAAGTGCATGCCAAGAAGGAAGTACCGGCAGTATTCCATATAGCTCTTGCATGTACTGACGAGGATCCTGAAATTCGACCAAGGATGAAGATAGTCTCTGAAAATCTTGAGAAAATTAGACCTTAA